The sequence below is a genomic window from Canis aureus isolate CA01 chromosome 26, VMU_Caureus_v.1.0, whole genome shotgun sequence.
CTGTGGGGAAAAACCAGATTTGGTCAAAACCAGACAGTTTTTGAAAGAAGTTAAGGACATGTATTTAGCATAAGCTTCTGAAGAAATGATTCTTCAGCAGCCTGAGTGTGTTGAGGAGGCAGATCAGGCTCATGGGGACAGAGAGACTTGAGCCTTTGGTCTCTGAGCAGTGTTACCAGGTGTGTCACTTGCCTTTGCTGAACTTCCATTTCCTCAGCTCAGAAAACAGGGAAGGGATTTTTGTGAACATATCTACTCTTTAGGACTGTTGGGAGAATTAATTGGCAAAAAAAACCCTTAGCGAGGTACTTATTACCCATAAGTGTTTATGTTCAGTGTCGCCGAGGGCATTTGCAAGTACGCATTTCATATTTACATCTGATGCTTGCCTGTGGGTTGGAAGAAGGGTCACATGTGCATTTCCGGGGCCCTGAAGCCTGACgctggctttctctctttttttctctctcgcTCCCATTCCAGGGAACAACCATGGATAAAAGTGAGCTGGTGCAGAAAGCCAAACTTGCCGAGCAGGCCGAGCGCTATGATGACATGGCTGCGGCCATGAAGGCCGTCACGGAGCAGGGGCATGAACTCTCCAACGAGGAGAGGAATCTGCTCTCCGTTGCCTACAAGAACGTGGTGGGCGCCCGCCGCTCTTCCTGGCGCGTCATCTCCAGCATTGAGCAGAAGACAGAGCGGAACGAGAAGAAGCAGCAGATGGGCAAAGAGTACCGGGAGAAGATCGAGGCCGAGCTGCAGGACATCTGCAATGATGTTCTGGTAAGAGGCCAGGGTTTCGGTTTTAAATGGTGATTTCTAGATGGTATTCATGTAACGTCCAAATGCAGACTCTCAAACAGCTCATGAGAGGAAGGTGTCTGAATATGCTGGAAAGCTGCCAACCAGTCGGAACTGATTTTTACGCATATGATGTGATTTTTGTCGCCTCTTATTTGAACAGCAGTTGCTCCTCATGAGTGGGGTATTTTCCTCTCCCTTCAAAAAGACCTGTGACACACAGGAGCACTGAATCCACGTCCCTTCCatcttttctttagaaattgaGTCCACGTAGGCAGGATCTCAGGTAGGTGCAGTCACAGATAGACTACTCTGTCTGAGTGGTGATGTCACCTCCAGCTGGGGAGGTAAGAGCAAGAAGCCGAGCTACCGTTCATCCTCTCCCAGTCATGTCTGCACAATGTAAAGTCCTGAAAGTTAGCCACATCTGTCAGTTTAGCCAGCGTTCCAAAGCCAAATCATAAGTGGTTTGGGGATTGTCCTCTCCTGGGTTTTATATAAGCCTTAGTCCAATGATTGATCTGTAACTATTTCGTTCTGGCCACAGTCGGGTTGGGTGGGAGGGGTGCGGATCCTAGAGCAAATCATGATCATATTGTTTTTCCCTCACATCCTGAGCCCACTgggaactttctttttcttccaggtGAAATCAGGTAAAAATGAACGGTGAGGGCTGCTTTGAAGGGAAAAGGAATTCACACTTGTGGATCTACCTCCTCCCCTGCTGGCTGCCTCTCCGAATTACTGCCCATGACACCTTTCTTTTGAAAACCAGTACAAAGCTTGTCAGCCATCAGGCAGTACTCCTCCCTAACCCATAGGAGTTACACCCTGTCTGTCTGCAGAGTATTAAAATGACTACTGCCCCTTGCATCTTCTCACTTTGATTGATTAAATCCCCTTACAACTAAGCTTTTGCATTGAACTGCTCTTATTAGACTCATGGTGTAAGAGTGTCATGGCTAAATTTGTTGCCTGTTGGTAATTTGGGGGTTTGTTAATGGTGCACTAATTCCTGAATGTTAGGTACATCTGGTATTCAGATGAAGTATGGCATGCATTCCAAGGGCGAGAAAGTTCCATAATTCCTGAAATGTAGACCAGCTTTTAAGAGCATCtgaaagaatgtgaagaaaagcaTGGTACTTACTGCCTCTTAACCAGTTTTTCAGGATGCCACATTCTAAAACAACTCTTCGAAAATATTGCTCTGTATACGAAGCTTGGACTCCttcagaactgcttttgttgtaagcataaatgtttaaaggaatttattattaataatagtattagctattttttgagtgcttactacgtgccaggcatCGTGTTAAGCGCTTTATGTACAGTAGTTCATTTATCCTCATAACTACCCTAGATGATGGCTATTATGCTTCCCCATCGTATAGccgggaaaactgaggctcagggtgCTTAAATAATTTGTCCAGGGGCACAGATAGAGAGCTGCAGAGGAGGGATTTCTACCCAGGTCTGATTTTCAACTTGGTTTTTGGCAGTTTTGATCCATTATCCCCTTTTCCTCCCaaaagggaaagattttttttttcttttttaaattacagaagtAATACAagttcattgtttaaaaaaaaaaagaaaaaaagaaaaggggcgGTGACCAGGTGGAAGAgtataaataagaaagtaaaaatcatttCTAATCCTATCATGTAGAGAACCATTATTAACATATTGATAAATATCCTTGAGGAGTTTTCACTTAACTattgtgtgtacacatacatattttaatattagaatagGATTCATGTGGTACTTATAATCTTTTTGTTTCACTCAGACTTCTTTTGAGAACCTTTGCATGTTATCGGTGTAGTTCTGCATCATCATTTTTAAGGCCTTACGtggcattccattgtatggctgtACTTTAATCAACCCCTTGTGGATGGTCAAAGAGATTTTTAACAGAAGAATGCAGGCATCTGTTGTTAGGACCTGGGCTGAAAAACCACTTAAAAGCTTTGGAtggaaattatgttttttttaaatcttcaaaattatttagATGTGGTAGTGTGTCTTGAATCTCAAACATAGTTTTAACATCTTATAAGTAATATTTCCAGAGTCTTAACAGAATGTGAATCATTTTTTAGGAGCTGTTGGACAAATATCTTATTCCCAATGCTACACAACCAGAAAGCAAGGTGTTCTActtgaaaatgaaaggagattATTTTAGATATCTTTCGGAGGTGGCATCCGGAGATAATAAACAAagtaagtaacttttttttttttttcttttttaagaaatttgacCAATAGTGGAGCCAGTCCTCCTTCATAAtcattttaaacagtttttgCTTTGGTCAGCATACTCATGAACATCATAGTACTGAGAATTTAAAAGACCATAGCATTATGCTGACCTGTGATTAATAGGGTCATGGGAGTTGACAACAATGTATCTAAGGGGAAAGTGCAGAGGGCATTAAAAGTGTGGTATAGTAGTGCATTTAAAgagatctttttcttaaaaaaaaaaaaaaaaaagatcttgagaATTATTTGGTATCtctcttttcagaaataaaactaaaatgtctGATACTATAAAACCACCATAGTAAATagcaatgcatttattttatcacGTGCATTTTGTGATGGTAATAACTATAGGTCTGCTTTATttagtgcctactgtgtgccaagtatTTTAGAGTCTCATTTGTTCCTTACACAACTCTAGGAGTTCCAGTGAGGATCTGCCAGTTTTTccgatgaggaaaccaaggctcacagGGTTTTACTTATTCAAGcccgagccccacattgagtgaaTGAGTTAGGAATTCAAGTTTGGGTCTGTTGACTCTCTCAAGTCATGATTCTTCTACTGGAGCATATTGTTTCCCATGTTCTATCTtgttaaagtttatttctttttttttttttttaataagattttgtttatttattaatgagagatacagagagagagagagtggcagagacgcaggcagagggagaagcaggctccatgcagggatcccgggtctccaggatcaggccctgggctgaaggcggcactaaactgctgagctacctgggctgcccatatttctgtatttcttaaaaaCTGCTTTAGTATACTTTGTTATACTTGTTGCTTTCCCCCAAAGCATTTAATGTAGTAGTTGGCTTAGAATAAACATTTAACAAATGATTATTAATCAGATGATGGAGACACTGATCCTTCATTAGTATCACTCCTCATTCCTGCCTGGTATGGTAAAATAACTGGATTGTGGTCCAGCATGTGATGCATCTAGGTAAAAACTCCCTTTTAATGTTCTTGTCTTTCTTATAGCCACTGTGTCGAACTCCCAGCAGGCTTACCAGGAAGCATTTGAAATTAGTAAGAAAGAAATGCAGCCTACACATCCAATTCGACTTGGCCTGGCACTGAATTTCTCCGTCTTCTACTATGAGATTCTAAATTCTCCTGAAAAGGCTTGCAGCCTGGCAAAAACGGTGAGAAAGACCTTCTGGTCATAGTAAAACACTGCTCATTTTTTAGTAACTTCTTATTATTACCTGAATTTAACAACTCCCTGTCTTAGACTTCTCTCATAAAATTTTAGTGtaagtttaaaatataatctaaaaaggTACAGCTTTTTAGAAAAAGGGTACAAGATGTTCTGGAGATAGGAATAGATCTTTTGTGAAAGTAATATGGACCtgtcacttttttatttcttctcaataCACCCtgctgatttttgtttgttttcattgtgtAATTACTGGTGGTTGTAGAAAATTCAGGGGGAAGGTAGCGTATTGTTTCTTGTCAAACTTTGGGCTCTGTAAGCCTCCATTATGTATTGTATTCCTTGTGGCAAGATTTGATGTTTCAGCTACgcaaatgaaagaagtcagaccagGTTTTAGTCTTTCAGCATGCATACtgttatttaacaatttttttaatttggagaaagTAGATGAAATGAATTTTCTAAGGTCCATCACTTAATTGAATCAGATTTAGTGGTATGAACTTCTGTTCTCCCTTTATTCCTTATATCCAGACCTTTTGAGGTttagtaaagaaacaaaggattaCCAATAGTGTCTTTGGCCATTAGAAAATGATGTGAATTTGTGCTGGGTTGACAGTAATGCCTGCCGTCTTCATCGCATACAATCCAGTTCTTATCTGGTAATTTGTGTCAGTGTTGGTCAGTGCTTTATAAACATACATTACCTGTTTGCTTATACAGCCAGCAGACAAGGTCATAATAGTTCAGCTCCCatacaggaaaagaaattatattcgttaacagaaaaaaaactaGGCTAAACTAGCTCCAGAGAACCTGTGACAGCTCTATTAAAGGCTCTTTGTTTTAGGCTTTTGATGAAGCAATTGCTGAATTGGATACACTGAATGAAGAGTCTTACAAAGACAGCACCCTGATCATGCAGTTGCTTAGGGACAATCTCACTGTAAGTACTGCTGGTTTACACGACTGCTTCTGGAGGGCTTATATAGTCTTGTACCTACTCACTGATCTAAGAATTCACTGTTCCCCAAGACTTGAGGGAATATGTACCCTGTAAGTAGAGTTAAAAGTATTAAGTTGTTAAATTGGTTATAAATGACTGCTAAAGTTTTGCCCTTTGCAGTCCTCACTGGCTGCAGTAATACAGGAAGAATTTTAATGCAGTTAAGCGCAAGACAAGGTGGCCCAGATTGGGCCTACCTCCCTGAGTGAATGTTAGTAGCCCTATTTTTGATTAtagctctgtttttctcttgcaGCTGTGGACGTCGGAAAACCAGGGAGATGAAGGAGatgctggggagggagagaactAATGTCTGTTGTACTTCGTGATCTGTTCAGTGTCACTCTGTACCCTCCACATATATCCCTTTGTgcgatgataaaaaaaaaaaaaaaaaaaagagtcgtaCGTCGACTTTCAATTTTTCACAGCCTCAGCCTAGCAAAATGGTCCACGGGATAAACAGCTGGTGTTTGTATCTAAAACTCAGATTGGTCACATAAATGCCACGGCATTCTGAAGTTTTGGTTTTGATTAACATTGACAGGATTACTgtgtgttgaatttttttttaaactgaacacTGTGATTATGGGGTTTTGTAACTTCGCAGAACTCTTActggtagaaaaaaatagatctgAATTATGTGTAACTTTTTGGAAAGTTTAATCTGATATCAAACTAGTCACTGAAATAACAGTTCCATTGTAAAGTTGTACAGAAAGCTATAGAGATTATATTGTGAAGCTGGGACGCAGAGTGAGACACCTGTCCTGTGACATTCAAGTGTGACAGTAACTCACAGTCATTCTGCCTGTTTGGGAGGGATTACAGACACTTGGCCAGTTTGGGCTGTTGCCACTCAAAAGTTCATGACTGCAGATGTCCAGTGTCTTCCTCCGAGTAAACTTGAAGCCTGAAGTAGCCTGAACTCTTTGTGGCAGATAATTGGGTTTGACACCATGAAAAAGGTCCAGTGCTCCTAAAACACGTGACTAGCACCCCTTTCCCGTAGCCATCTTACTGATTTGCACCTTGCGCTCTAGCAGTGGAATCTGTTTCCCTTGTAACTGGGAcctagagaagaaaaggaaaaaagccgCATATCTGTTTCCTGGGTCATACCTTTAAGAGTAATGTTCTGCAGAGATTGCCTTCCACCTGAGAAGTACTCAGCCTTTGAGTGCTTTCTAGCTTGgggcttttaaattttgaaatcgAAACATTCTTCCCCCTGTCCTTTTTttgactgttgactctggtttttcttttcagtctttaaACATCTGTCCTGCTTCCTtacgttttttttctttttgaattctgTCCTTGTCTTCTCTCCATTGTTTAATCTGGCATGGGCCAGGTGGGGGCTTGGAGGGGGTGAGCAGGGTCGGCGAGCACTTTGGTCAGCAGGCTTCGCTTCAGAGAGTTAAGAGCTTCCAGCACATAGCTCTGACTTCCTCCAGTTCTCAGCACTCTTGTTTGCTCTTCAGTCCGACCAAGAATCTGAATCAAAAAGTGTTTTTCAATACCCATGATTTCTCCCTGTGTTGCAGCCAGCCCTGATAACGCTTGTTAGTACCTGTCACCACATCCCCCAAGTGTGCTCCTCCAGCCAAGTTCACAGACCTGTCTGAACAAGACCCTATAATGCAGGGAAGTTGCATGAACACTGCAATGGGGAGAGTCCAGAATAGCCAGGCCTACCAAGTCTCACAGTACCCTTCTCCCTTGAACATTCCACGTTGCTGTAATGTCCACCTGTTTGTCCATCTgctgaaatgagaaaagaaatcttCATGCACTGATttaagacaaaccaaaaaaagaaaaaaaaaagaaaaaaaatcccttccccCTTTCTAGCTGAACAAAAACGTGCAGTTAATACTTGGCGCTTGAAAATGCAGTAGTGAATGTGGAACGAGCCTGTCTGTATATCTGGTAGCTCTTTCTTGCTTCGTTTTTCCTTACCAGTATTTCTGCCTCACGTTTGCTTCTGTGACGGTTATATTGCCTAGCAAGCACACCTGTGGTTGTGAAAAtagaatagcaaaaaaaaaaaaaaaaaaagataaaaaagaaaaatccccagTTATTGATGTACTAGATTTGTGTATGTCTTTTAAACAGTTCTAGTTTCCACCGTAACACCGAATAATCAGGAAAAGTGTAAAAattcaaagtgaaataaaaaattttatcagTTGCCTGTGAACTAATGTATGGCGCCATCTGTATCACTGCCAGAACCAGCTACCTCTTCTGACCACACTTCCTTTTGgctctactcttttttttcaaagtgggGAACATCTTTATTTCATCCTGTTTTGAACCAGAAGTCAAGGTGTTTGTAAAGGGGCAGAAATAACCATTAATAAACAGCCACTCCCAACCctccgcaaaaaaaaaaaaaaaaaaaccatctagGTGTTACACTGCTTTTGTAGCTAAATTTCTAAGATTTGCTCTGGAAAGTTAGTTTGCATGCCATTTAAGACACACACCCTCTTTTTAACCCTTAAATGTATACCAAGCCTTTGAGAGATGTTTGCATGAGGCTTGGTCGTCCTCGGGGTTCTCCCAGTCTGTCCTGTTCTAACACTTTCTTGGAACCTGCAGCTCTGTGTCCTCATGGCATTTGCCCCCTCTGCTCAAAACTTCCACACCCATAAGGTGATAGAAAAATCAGGGTACTTTTCAGCCCAAGATTTGTTAGTCTGCTGCTTGCTTGTTCCTGTATGCTGCACAAGTAGACTAGCTTCTGAGCTGTTTAACCTGTTGAAATCACACCCAAGCAAAGGTTAGTGGGAGGCTACCTGCTTCGCAGTGGTAGGGAACCAAGAGAGTCCCTGTGAGAGGCAAGGGGCAGTCCTGGGAAGAATTACTGGCCCACAGTGCActggcattttcttttaaatgcccCCCACACCATGGGTAGCTTGAGGCTGCAAGCTCAGCTTGGGGCCATCCCCCACTGCCTTGTACTGTTAGGGCCCTACTGTCTCCATAGAACAGTAGTGACCCTGATGGGAAGCAGATGGAAAAGCTTAGTCAAAAGAAACTTGGGTgaaggggggggggcactgcctgggtggctcagtgggttgggcatctgactcctttcctctcaggtcatgatctcagggttgtgggacccAACCCCTAGTTGGgatccacacccagcgtggaggattctccttcctctgcccctccccgccccaatcgctctcaaaaacaaaaacaaaaacaaaaacaaaaaaggccagGAATATCCTGGAAAGGATCTTGACAGTACAAGAACTAGTGTTGGGGGCaccccccggtggcgcagtggtttagtgcagactgcagcccggggtgtgatcctggagacctgggatcgagtcccacgtcaggctccctccctgcgtggagcctgcttctccctctgcctgtatctctgcctatgtctctctctctctctctcatgaataaataaataaaaatcttaaaaaaaaaaaaaaaaaaaaaactatgttgaGGAATTGGACCCAAGTGGAGCCTTCAACCCCAAGTCGTAAAGCTGGTTCCAGAGGGTGTGCTGGGTTTGGGCCGTCTTGAGAAAAAGactccttggggggggggggcggtggggggaggcgggcaggTTGCACCGGCTTTGAAGTTGGGTGTCCGGCTCGGCTCTGGACTGTTCGCCTGGGAGACGCCCGCAACGCACCCGGGCCCTCCACGCCCAGGGGACCGGTTGGGGAGGGAAGCGGGCCCAGGGGCCCCGAAGCCTTGGAACGAGCCTCGCGCAGTCTCCACCCGCGtccccgcggggggcggggtcgggcggccccacctggggctccggGAGCGCCTGAGGGGTCCCAggtgggcgcggggcgggggctaAAGGGAGGGGCGGCCGCTCGGGGGGCAGGGCCCCGGCGCCGCGCCTGGGTTCCCACCATGAACGCCAGCGGCCCGGGCTTCCCGCTCGCCTCGCTCTACGTGGGCGACCTGCACCCCGACGTGACCGAGGCCATGCTGTACGAGAAGTTCTCGCCCGCCGGCCCCATCCTGTCCATCCGCGTGTGCCGCGACGTGGCCACCCGCCGCTCGCTGGGCTACGCCTACATCAACTTCCAGCAGCCGGCGGACGGtgagccccggggcgggggcgggggacggacgacggacggacggacggaccgACGGACGCCGCCGCgacgcccccacccacccacagcaGCTCGGGCCCCGCCGGCATCTCCGGCTGCTCCTGCATCTCTCATTTTGcgccagggaaactgaggcccagagatacAGGCCCTGCCCCCGAGAGGCCCCTGAGACAGGAACGAGCAATAGGTGTGCGCCTACTGTATGTTTTCTGGTGCTGCGTTTTACAGAGGAGAAATACTCAGGCTCAGTGAAGACAGGGCCTTGGGGTCGGGCCGACCTCGGGATTAGCAAGCCCGCAGCTGCGCGGCTTTGAGCAATTACTCAGCCATTCTGAGTTCCAGCTGCCTGTCTGAAAAACGGGGTGGTACCTGCCTTACAGAGCCCTGGGGAGGACGAGAGAGTCCACGCACCTGTGAGGATGCGGGTGATGAGTGGAGAAGCCGCCAGAGCTGGGCCTCGGGCTCGCACCTTTCCCGGCTGCAGACCTGAGTTTGCACCCAAAGTCTCCTCCACTCCAGGCCCTGAAACCAGGATTGCCTAGAGCTTGCCGGGTGGTTATGGCCCCACTTTCTTTGAGGTGGAGAGGATAAAGATGGAGCGCACCGGGTTTTGCCACCAGGGTGTGAGCTTGGCAAGGGTTCGCACTCCGCACCTCCTCTCCGCCTGTGCAGTGGGGCTAACTAAGGCTTATTCCCCAAGAGCATGGAAGGAGTGAGCTATGTCTAGAGCATCTCCAGTATCCTTGGGTGCATCGTAAGGGCTCGATAAATGCAAACTTGAGAAAAATAATGGCAACTATAACACTGAGGCGtaaaactccagaaaaaaaacaaaagggctGCTCCGGCCAAATCCAAACAACGCCACTCTTACTCTGGGTCTCCTGGGTGGGTGGGAAGGTTTCCTAAAAGAGGATTTGCTGGGGTGGTTCTCCCTGTTTCCCAGCAGGTGACTGCGCTGGATTCCAGAGAGGCTTCTTTGCTTCACCCACCACTGCCTCTAACCTCTTCTGCCAAGCCCTGCACCTCTGACCTTTTGCCAGACTTCACAGATGAGACAAATTGAGCTCTGGGGAAGAGAAAGGACTTTTCCTCTTAGCTGGGAGGGAACAGGCTATTGCAGTGGCAGGGGGATGGGCATAGGCTGCTGTATGCAGACACACTACCATTTACTAAACTCCCATTGTGTGCCAAGCACAAAGTATAAGGCGccttacatatttaattttcagcCTGTCCAAGCACCTGGAGGTAGATAGTAAGACATGGAGATAGGGTAGTATAGTCTCATCATCCCCACTTCACGGGTGAAGAAATAAGCTCAGAGAGGTGTTCTTCCCCCAAAGCC
It includes:
- the YWHAB gene encoding 14-3-3 protein beta/alpha, whose amino-acid sequence is MDKSELVQKAKLAEQAERYDDMAAAMKAVTEQGHELSNEERNLLSVAYKNVVGARRSSWRVISSIEQKTERNEKKQQMGKEYREKIEAELQDICNDVLELLDKYLIPNATQPESKVFYLKMKGDYFRYLSEVASGDNKQTTVSNSQQAYQEAFEISKKEMQPTHPIRLGLALNFSVFYYEILNSPEKACSLAKTAFDEAIAELDTLNEESYKDSTLIMQLLRDNLTLWTSENQGDEGDAGEGEN